aatgcaaattttgatgagcgtagtgcgatcgtgtagatcgcagtgaGGTCGTAATACGGTCGTGGTAAGGTCTTggagatcgtgatgagcgtggccaactttgaacgtGTTCAAAACAAGCGTgatgcggtcgtggcgaaattaggtcgtagtagaagcgtagtgacagcgcagtaaggtcgtggtaagatcgcaaaggtcgctgtaccatcgtagcgagagcgtagcgagagcgtgattctattcggggAGACtacgctacgatctcacagcgacgttaacACGACCTTTCTAcgatcatcacgttctcaccgcgacccaactacgctccCACTACGACCaaaccacgtttacaccacgctgttcaagaccatagtacgattctagcacgctcataccgtcctcatcacgctcttcttacgacctgtcTACGTTCGTACTACGACTATTTCGAGTTCTTGTCATGCTCATTGTCATTGTCACATAAATGTATAAAAGCTCTCCAGTTTTTGTTTGAAACATCAATTTCAATTGAACCATGGAAACACAAGaccatgtacatgtagtaatgcTTCTTCAATCAATAACTCAGATACAAAATCTTAACGACCAAGCCATGGTGTTGTTATTGAGAGAGCGAAGAAGAAGGATTCGAAGAACATTTAGACGGCGTAGGTCCTTTTGGGTTCGTCCTTGGTTAGCAACGGAAAGGAGACTCCAGTTTGGTCATTATGATCAGTTGATGAACGAGTTAAGAATTGAGGATGAACCTTCCTTCTTAAATTTTTTAAGAATGCCTCCAGTGATGTTCGATGAACTTCTTAACCGAGTTGGTCCAAGAATTAAGAAGACGGATACGCTATTTAGAAGAGCCCTATCGCCTGGTCTTAAACTTGCCATCACTTTAAGACATTTAGCTACTGGTGACAAGTATTCGACCTTGCAGTATGACTTCAGAGTTGCTCGGAATTCTATAAGTAAATTTTTACCCGAGGTTTGCCGAGCAATAGTTGACGAATATAAAGATGAGGTGATTTCATGTCCAACTGACCCAAATGATTGGAGGGCTATAGCAGACGAATTTCAGAAGAGATGGAACGTTCCACATGCGTGTGGTGCATTAGAAGGAAAACATGTTGCTATTAGATGCCCACCTAAAACTGGATCCCTTTACCACAATTACAAGGGTTTTTTCTCACTGGTACTCCTTGCCTTGGTTGATGCTGACTACAAGTTTTTATGGATTGATGTTGGCGGGTATGGTTCCAATTCAGATGCCCAAATATACAATGCATCAGAACTGAAGGAATGTTTAGAAGATGGTACAATTGGATTTCCAGAACCAGATCCATTGCCTAATGATGACCAGAATATGCCATACTTTCTATTAGGTGACGACGCATTTGGGTTGAGAACGTATTTGATGAAGCCATTTTCCATACGTGGAATGTCAAAAGAACAAGCAATAACAAATTACAGAATTTCCAGGGGGAGACGTGTGGTGGAAAATGCATTCGGAATTTTGGCACAGAGATGGCAAATATTCCTTTCTACTATGGGACAAGTACCAGACACCGCGAGTGTCATAATAGCGACATGTGTATGTTTGCACAATTTAATGAGAATGCGATATCCAAACCTGCAAAATGTCCAACTTGACACGGAAGACGACCTTCACAATCTTGTACCGGGTCTTTGGCGAGCTAATGCAAACATGCATGAGGTCAATAGTGTAGTAGGCCAAATAGGGACACGGTTGCAGCAAAGAAACAGAGAGAATActtaaaattatatttcaataGCCCCGCTGGATCTGTACCATGGCAGGAACGCATGGTAACATCCCAGTAAATGCTTATATGCTTTCTCCTTCATTGTGTTTgtcatattgatttttattttgtattgaaaaattattgtaataaagtttaaaaatatgaataactaaaaaaagacgtgaataaaaaaatatttaaaaaaaaatgaataaaaaatagttaaaaaaattaacgaataaaaaaatagttactaaaagtattttattaaaatacGTAACCAAAAATGTTTTACACAACATATCCTCtaagctttataaaaaaaaatgatatcatttttggataacacatttcacagctaaacagacggacggacagacagacaggctTTTCAAACAGGAGCGAAaaataccagatggacagtcaacTTCATAGATCGAACAttaactgacaatgccatggttaagaaataaaagacaaatagacacAATAGTACAAaatacacaacataaaaaactaaagacta
The window above is part of the Mytilus edulis chromosome 6, xbMytEdul2.2, whole genome shotgun sequence genome. Proteins encoded here:
- the LOC139525985 gene encoding putative nuclease HARBI1, translating into METQDHVHVVMLLQSITQIQNLNDQAMVLLLRERRRRIRRTFRRRRSFWVRPWLATERRLQFGHYDQLMNELRIEDEPSFLNFLRMPPVMFDELLNRVGPRIKKTDTLFRRALSPGLKLAITLRHLATGDKYSTLQYDFRVARNSISKFLPEVCRAIVDEYKDEVISCPTDPNDWRAIADEFQKRWNVPHACGALEGKHVAIRCPPKTGSLYHNYKGFFSLVLLALVDADYKFLWIDVGGYGSNSDAQIYNASELKECLEDGTIGFPEPDPLPNDDQNMPYFLLGDDAFGLRTYLMKPFSIRGMSKEQAITNYRISRGRRVVENAFGILAQRWQIFLSTMGQVPDTASVIIATCVCLHNLMRMRYPNLQNVQLDTEDDLHNLVPGLWRANANMHEVNSVVGQIGTRLQQRNRENT